The proteins below are encoded in one region of Sphingobium yanoikuyae:
- a CDS encoding TorF family putative porin, with protein sequence MRRTDRTIGLAWLGGLGLALHAVPAAAQYASGPSATVEVASDERRRGLSWSDGDPVLRGSLSVPIAQGLSLDGAATSLWGSDRHGGADAVIDLGPSYVHQLGGWRLSLDARYHLFPGADHQGYGELGAGAGFLIGPASIDIGAQYAPRQSAIGGDNLYLSSAASFAIPGTPLTASARVGHSSGSDRDPIASQRLRPGGDYWDYGAAIAWYRGRWSAELRYSDTDIDSRDARHAGAALIGKVGLTL encoded by the coding sequence GGCCGCCGCCCAATATGCCAGCGGCCCGAGCGCCACGGTCGAGGTCGCCAGCGACGAGCGCCGCCGCGGCCTCAGCTGGAGCGACGGCGATCCGGTGCTGCGTGGCAGCCTGTCCGTGCCGATCGCGCAGGGCCTGTCGCTCGATGGCGCCGCGACCAGCCTCTGGGGCAGTGATCGCCATGGCGGCGCCGACGCCGTGATCGATCTTGGCCCTTCCTATGTCCATCAACTGGGCGGCTGGCGCCTGTCGCTCGACGCGCGCTACCACCTCTTCCCCGGCGCCGATCATCAGGGCTATGGCGAATTGGGCGCCGGCGCCGGCTTCCTGATCGGCCCTGCCAGCATCGACATCGGCGCTCAATATGCCCCGCGCCAGTCGGCGATCGGCGGCGACAATCTCTATCTATCCTCCGCCGCTTCCTTCGCCATTCCGGGCACGCCGCTCACCGCCTCGGCGCGGGTCGGCCATAGTTCCGGGTCGGATCGCGATCCGATCGCCTCGCAACGGTTGCGGCCGGGCGGGGATTATTGGGATTATGGCGCGGCCATCGCCTGGTATCGCGGCCGCTGGTCGGCGGAACTGCGCTACAGCGACACGGACATCGACAGCCGCGACGCGCGCCACGCCGGCGCGGCCCTCATCGGGAAGGTCGGCCTAACCCTGTAG
- a CDS encoding putative bifunctional diguanylate cyclase/phosphodiesterase — translation MSGQAAPDGQRSIFILSPGDRDPLCRAAQEAGWRAIGARRATDAPQRFLRSDAQIALVDMRGGTAAKLIAPLVPAVDAGGCALVVLVDAAAVATLPQLFDAGATHFLVAPVTQPLLQATLASAQRLVERLGGGAMQSQRAQRIRRGDALYWEMDRDGAGLRLSESLARNLGIEAWQPAPSTLIHRLARNERKAVLNALEGMMQSGRPAAFAHAVPDRPGNRLVHHLRFVDGTVAADVEWLSDAQDQDVASRDNLTGLRSRQAALDWLDRRSGLPTTVVLLSISQFDRMNAAYGQVVGDALLGRIARRIEQIVDSVAGHAMVARIAGTEFLVGLTGEPAAAERATYLARQLIEAISRPFSAGDHLIRLIARCGIAQARAEDDATQLLRRAGAALADARQGGGEDIRIFSAEKRSRQLDADQLETDLRLALHRGEIGIVFQPQYPVYDHRISGVEALARWNHPIYGPLGAGILFGTAERSDYMLPLSAHIQAEALRQAAAWPSALSNLRLSINVTAADISQPGFMADFLGQVDRSGFPRSRLTVEITESGLIHDVDAAAALLTALRSEGLAVAIDDFGTGYSSLAYLKGLPLDYLKIDSSLAQDIAGSARDRIIVRGVIHMAKSLGLNVIAEGVETEQQLDLLAREGCDYYQGFLRSAGVSTPELISLVLQG, via the coding sequence GTGAGCGGGCAGGCCGCCCCGGACGGGCAGCGCAGCATCTTCATCCTGTCGCCCGGCGACCGCGACCCCCTGTGCCGCGCCGCGCAGGAGGCGGGCTGGCGCGCGATCGGCGCGCGGCGTGCCACGGATGCGCCGCAACGTTTCCTGCGCAGCGATGCCCAGATCGCGCTGGTCGATATGCGCGGTGGGACGGCGGCCAAACTGATTGCGCCACTGGTGCCGGCGGTTGACGCTGGCGGCTGCGCGCTGGTCGTGCTGGTCGATGCGGCGGCGGTCGCGACGCTGCCGCAATTGTTCGATGCCGGCGCGACCCATTTTCTGGTGGCACCGGTGACGCAACCCTTGTTGCAGGCGACGCTGGCATCGGCGCAGCGGCTGGTCGAGCGGCTCGGCGGTGGCGCGATGCAGAGCCAGCGTGCGCAGCGCATCCGCCGCGGCGACGCGCTCTACTGGGAGATGGACCGCGACGGCGCAGGACTGCGGCTGAGCGAGAGCCTAGCCCGCAATCTGGGGATAGAGGCGTGGCAGCCGGCGCCATCGACCCTGATCCACCGACTGGCGCGCAATGAACGCAAGGCGGTGTTGAACGCGCTGGAGGGAATGATGCAGTCGGGCCGTCCGGCGGCATTCGCCCATGCCGTGCCGGATCGGCCGGGCAATCGGCTGGTGCATCATCTGCGCTTCGTCGATGGCACGGTGGCCGCGGATGTGGAGTGGCTGTCCGACGCGCAGGACCAGGATGTGGCGAGCCGCGACAATCTGACCGGGCTGCGTTCGCGCCAGGCGGCGCTGGACTGGCTGGATCGCCGATCGGGGCTGCCGACGACGGTGGTGCTGCTGTCGATCAGCCAGTTCGATCGCATGAATGCGGCCTATGGCCAGGTGGTGGGCGATGCGCTGCTCGGGCGGATCGCTCGGCGGATCGAGCAGATTGTCGACAGCGTGGCGGGCCATGCGATGGTCGCGCGGATCGCCGGCACGGAATTTCTGGTCGGCCTGACTGGCGAGCCGGCGGCGGCGGAGCGGGCAACCTATCTGGCGCGGCAGTTGATCGAGGCGATCAGCCGGCCGTTCAGTGCGGGCGACCATCTGATCCGTTTGATTGCGCGATGCGGTATCGCGCAGGCGCGGGCGGAGGATGATGCGACCCAGTTGCTGCGGCGGGCGGGGGCTGCACTGGCCGATGCGCGGCAGGGCGGGGGCGAGGACATTCGCATCTTTTCCGCCGAGAAGCGCAGCCGGCAGCTCGACGCCGACCAGCTGGAAACCGACCTGCGGCTGGCGCTGCACCGGGGCGAGATCGGCATCGTGTTCCAGCCGCAATATCCGGTCTATGACCATCGCATCAGCGGGGTCGAGGCGTTGGCGCGGTGGAACCACCCGATTTATGGCCCGCTGGGGGCCGGCATATTGTTCGGCACGGCGGAACGGTCCGACTATATGCTGCCGCTGTCGGCGCATATTCAGGCCGAGGCATTGCGGCAGGCGGCGGCCTGGCCGAGCGCGCTGTCCAATCTGCGCCTGTCGATCAACGTCACGGCGGCGGATATTTCGCAGCCGGGGTTCATGGCTGATTTCCTGGGCCAGGTGGATCGCAGTGGCTTTCCCCGGTCGCGGCTGACGGTGGAGATTACCGAAAGCGGGCTGATCCATGATGTCGACGCGGCGGCGGCGCTGCTGACGGCGCTGCGGTCCGAAGGGCTGGCGGTGGCGATCGACGATTTCGGCACCGGCTATTCGAGCCTGGCTTACCTCAAGGGCCTGCCGCTCGATTATCTGAAGATCGACTCCAGCCTAGCCCAGGATATCGCCGGGTCGGCGCGCGACCGGATCATCGTGCGCGGGGTGATCCATATGGCGAAGTCGCTGGGCCTCAACGTCATCGCCGAAGGGGTGGAGACGGAGCAGCAGCTCGACCTGCTGGCACGGGAAGGCTGTGATTATTATCAGGGCTTCCTGCGCTCGGCCGGCGTCTCCACGCCCGAACTCATATCCCTGGTGCTACAGGGTTAG
- the moaA gene encoding GTP 3',8-cyclase MoaA: MAMVDPAATSMTDGLGRRIDYLRISVTDRCDLRCRYCMAERMQFLPKNQVLTLEEIALLADLFIARGVRRIRLTGGEPLVRRDIIDLIRRIGRHLDAGLQELTLTTNGTRLADHAEALHDAGVRRINVSLDSLQADRFAHITRGGDLSAVRRGLDAARAAGLAVKINMVALKDINADEILPMLRWCDSQSFDLTLIETMPLGETGEDRTDHYLPLSHVAQEIDAHHVLTPIAARTGGPARYHDVEGLGVRLGLITPLTRNFCADCNRMRMTCEGKIYMCLGHDDHVDFKAALRSGGLAAVEPLVDRALRRKPAAHDFRIGAGAPTAAVQRHMSVTGG; this comes from the coding sequence ATGGCCATGGTCGATCCTGCCGCAACTTCCATGACCGACGGCCTTGGCCGCCGGATCGATTATCTGCGGATTTCCGTTACGGATCGATGCGACCTGCGCTGCCGCTACTGCATGGCGGAACGGATGCAGTTCCTGCCGAAAAATCAGGTTCTGACGCTGGAGGAAATCGCGCTTCTCGCCGATCTCTTCATTGCGCGCGGCGTGCGCCGTATCCGTCTGACTGGCGGCGAACCGCTGGTGCGCCGCGACATCATCGACCTGATCCGTCGAATCGGTCGTCATCTGGATGCCGGCCTTCAGGAACTGACGCTGACCACCAACGGCACGCGCCTGGCCGATCATGCAGAGGCGCTGCACGACGCCGGCGTCCGCCGTATCAATGTCAGCCTCGACAGCCTGCAGGCCGATCGCTTCGCCCATATCACCCGTGGCGGCGACCTGTCAGCCGTGCGGCGCGGACTGGATGCCGCGCGCGCGGCTGGGCTCGCGGTCAAGATCAACATGGTCGCGCTCAAGGATATCAATGCCGACGAGATCCTGCCGATGCTCCGCTGGTGCGACAGCCAGAGCTTCGACCTGACCCTGATCGAGACCATGCCGCTGGGCGAAACGGGCGAGGATCGCACCGACCATTATCTGCCGCTGTCGCATGTCGCGCAGGAGATTGACGCCCATCATGTCCTCACCCCGATCGCGGCGCGCACGGGTGGCCCGGCGCGCTATCATGATGTCGAGGGGCTGGGTGTTCGGCTTGGCCTCATCACCCCGCTCACCCGCAATTTCTGCGCCGACTGCAATCGCATGCGCATGACCTGCGAGGGCAAGATCTACATGTGCCTGGGCCATGACGACCATGTCGATTTCAAGGCCGCCCTGCGCAGCGGCGGCCTCGCCGCGGTCGAGCCGCTGGTCGATCGCGCACTGCGGCGCAAGCCCGCCGCCCATGATTTCCGGATCGGCGCCGGCGCTCCGACCGCGGCGGTCCAGCGACATATGAGTGTCACCGGCGGATGA
- a CDS encoding NAD kinase has translation MNSEPRRALVASPTQAARAAEERLRAAYDFVPLEQADTVIALGGDGFMLQTLHAMLESRRILPVFGMNLGTVGFLMNEWRLERLEQRLEKAKSFKVNPLRMVVDTVDGERFSIPAINEVSLLRETRQTAKLEVQVNDRPVLPELVCDGVLVATPAGSTAYNLSAHGPILPLGSALVALTPISPFRPRRWRGAILPENTAIRFTVLDPVKRPVSAVADQREVRDVAQVEVKIDRATPLTLLFDPEHTLDDRIAAEQFIA, from the coding sequence ATGAACAGTGAACCCCGGCGCGCCCTCGTCGCGTCCCCGACCCAGGCTGCACGGGCAGCGGAAGAGCGGTTGCGCGCCGCCTATGATTTCGTGCCGCTGGAACAGGCGGACACGGTAATCGCGCTGGGCGGCGACGGCTTCATGCTGCAGACGCTGCACGCCATGCTGGAATCCCGCCGTATATTGCCGGTCTTCGGCATGAATCTCGGCACGGTCGGCTTCCTGATGAACGAATGGCGGCTGGAACGGCTGGAACAGCGGCTGGAGAAGGCCAAGAGCTTCAAGGTCAATCCGCTGCGCATGGTGGTCGACACCGTCGATGGCGAGCGTTTCTCCATCCCGGCGATCAACGAAGTCTCGCTGCTCCGCGAAACCCGCCAGACCGCCAAGCTCGAAGTGCAGGTCAATGATCGCCCTGTCCTGCCGGAGCTGGTATGCGACGGCGTGCTGGTGGCCACCCCCGCCGGGTCCACCGCCTATAATCTGTCCGCCCATGGCCCGATCCTGCCACTGGGGTCCGCCCTGGTCGCCCTGACCCCGATCAGCCCGTTCCGGCCGCGCCGCTGGCGCGGCGCGATCCTGCCCGAGAATACCGCGATTCGCTTCACCGTGCTCGATCCGGTCAAGCGCCCGGTCAGCGCCGTCGCCGACCAGCGCGAAGTTCGCGACGTCGCCCAGGTGGAGGTCAAGATCGACCGCGCCACTCCGCTGACTTTGTTGTTCGACCCCGAACATACGCTGGACGACCGGATCGCGGCCGAACAATTCATCGCGTAA